The following coding sequences lie in one Candidatus Eremiobacterota bacterium genomic window:
- a CDS encoding efflux RND transporter permease subunit, with product MTKVFLTRPVLAAVCSLIILIGGLVVLPTLPLAQYPQIAPPVVTISATYVGASPQAVEAQVTTPLEQAVNTVQGLRYISSQSTQGTSQITCTFTLETNLDIAAADVQNLVQSAIGQLPATVQQVGVQVTKNSGSFVMGIALTSNSKQLNTLFLSNYAQLNIVNDLSRVPGVSQVIVFGQRQYAMRVWLNPHLLAQQGLDAGDVVSALQEQNAEVASGSIGSAPESKDQPYTYTVNALTQLSSPEEFANIILRSNPNGGYTRLGDVARVELGAENYNSSLRFNGNAQTVGLGVQQYPTANALQVSKGVLAEMNVLAKQFPPGVHFTVAFNTTDFVAESVREVVITLLLSIVLVVLVIFVFLQNPRSTMIPAVTIPVSLIGTFFVMKIFGFTINTITLFGLTLATGLVVDDAIVVIENIARHIEMNKGRQSGIASAAQAMREIQSAVVASSLVLLAVFIPVAFFPGTTGQLYKQFALTIAAAITISLFQALTLAPVMSARLLTGETESQFVFFRWFNAGLKRFRQWYASELPRLFRFRWIVIGVFGAALLVTLLMFVETPTSFIPSEDQGYFIVLVQAPEGTSLAAETEISKKAEAIIRQQPQVKYMFNVGGFSFAGSAPNRGLIFVLLKPWGDRKGAGDGIDSVIGRVNYGFFSQVPQAQIFAVNPPAINGVSSFGGFQFELEDRTNLGLPALSKTAYTIMGMAAKDSRLQNVFTQFRINSPQVQIDIDRDKAKAIGISLNDIFDTLEVDLASLYVNNFTYLNRSWQVDVQADEPFRNRVSSLQGLYVSSGSAANSAIPTGTNPFPTSPPGAATTATNANGTVMTPLSALVATHQVLAAPVITHYNLYRNIELNGQNAPGHGSGEAIGAMDQIAQRAMPAGMSYEWSGLQLEEIAAGSLSTIIFALGLVFVFLVLSAQYESFIDPLIVLLAVPAALFGALGFMNFRHLPIPGLSDPNLAQDAYAQVGYVMLIGLASKSAILIVEFANQQLREGASVVQAAMRAAQTRLRPILMTSIAFVIAVIPLVFATGAGSSARHSLGTVVFGGMLVSTFLNLAITPVLYVIIKSLELRGDRARHDGKSRGEITAEEPAAPLGV from the coding sequence GTGACCAAGGTCTTCCTCACCCGGCCCGTCCTCGCGGCGGTCTGCTCGTTGATCATACTGATTGGCGGCCTCGTCGTGCTGCCGACCCTCCCGCTCGCGCAATACCCGCAAATCGCGCCGCCGGTCGTCACGATCAGCGCGACGTATGTCGGCGCGTCGCCGCAGGCTGTCGAAGCACAGGTTACTACGCCGCTCGAGCAAGCGGTCAACACGGTTCAAGGTCTGCGCTACATCAGTTCTCAAAGCACGCAAGGGACGTCGCAAATCACGTGCACGTTCACGCTCGAGACCAATCTCGATATCGCGGCCGCCGACGTGCAGAACCTCGTCCAATCGGCAATCGGCCAGTTGCCGGCAACAGTGCAGCAAGTCGGCGTTCAGGTGACCAAGAATTCGGGCTCCTTCGTTATGGGTATCGCCCTGACCTCAAACTCCAAGCAGCTCAATACGCTCTTCCTTAGCAACTACGCTCAGCTCAACATCGTCAACGACCTCTCGCGCGTTCCGGGCGTATCGCAAGTCATCGTTTTTGGCCAGCGCCAGTATGCCATGCGAGTCTGGCTCAACCCACATTTACTCGCTCAACAAGGCCTCGATGCGGGTGACGTGGTCTCGGCCCTGCAGGAGCAGAACGCTGAGGTCGCTAGCGGCAGCATCGGTTCCGCGCCCGAATCAAAGGATCAGCCGTATACCTACACGGTGAACGCGTTAACCCAACTTTCGAGCCCGGAAGAGTTCGCCAACATCATCTTGCGCTCGAATCCGAACGGCGGATACACGCGCCTGGGGGACGTCGCGCGGGTCGAGCTCGGCGCGGAAAACTATAACAGTTCGCTTCGTTTTAACGGCAACGCGCAAACGGTCGGCCTTGGCGTTCAACAATATCCGACGGCCAATGCCCTGCAAGTCTCCAAAGGCGTGCTGGCCGAGATGAACGTGCTCGCCAAACAATTCCCGCCCGGCGTGCATTTCACCGTCGCATTCAATACGACCGATTTCGTCGCCGAATCGGTTCGCGAAGTCGTTATCACGTTGTTGCTGTCGATCGTCCTGGTCGTTCTCGTGATCTTCGTCTTCTTACAAAACCCGCGCTCGACGATGATTCCGGCGGTGACGATTCCGGTCTCGCTGATCGGAACGTTCTTCGTCATGAAGATCTTTGGCTTCACGATCAACACGATCACGCTCTTCGGCTTAACCTTGGCTACCGGTCTCGTCGTCGACGATGCCATCGTCGTCATCGAGAATATCGCACGTCATATCGAGATGAATAAAGGGCGCCAAAGCGGCATCGCAAGCGCAGCCCAAGCGATGCGCGAAATTCAAAGCGCGGTCGTCGCCTCGTCGCTGGTCTTACTCGCGGTCTTCATTCCGGTCGCTTTCTTTCCCGGCACGACGGGCCAGCTCTACAAGCAGTTCGCGTTGACCATCGCCGCGGCTATTACGATCTCGCTCTTCCAAGCATTGACCTTGGCACCGGTGATGTCTGCCCGCTTGCTGACCGGGGAGACGGAATCACAGTTCGTCTTCTTCCGCTGGTTCAACGCGGGCCTCAAGCGTTTTCGTCAATGGTACGCGTCGGAGCTGCCGCGGCTTTTCCGCTTTCGCTGGATCGTCATCGGCGTTTTCGGAGCCGCACTTCTGGTGACGCTGCTCATGTTCGTGGAAACGCCGACGTCGTTCATTCCGAGCGAAGACCAGGGCTACTTCATCGTCTTAGTTCAAGCACCCGAAGGCACGTCGCTCGCGGCCGAAACGGAGATCTCGAAGAAAGCCGAAGCAATCATACGGCAACAGCCGCAAGTGAAGTACATGTTTAACGTCGGCGGCTTCAGCTTTGCCGGAAGTGCTCCGAATCGCGGTCTGATATTTGTCTTACTCAAGCCATGGGGCGACCGCAAGGGGGCGGGTGACGGCATCGACTCGGTCATCGGTCGCGTCAACTATGGCTTCTTCTCGCAGGTACCCCAGGCGCAAATCTTCGCCGTTAATCCGCCCGCGATCAACGGTGTATCGAGCTTCGGAGGGTTCCAGTTCGAGCTCGAAGATCGAACCAATCTCGGGTTACCGGCCTTGAGCAAAACCGCCTACACGATCATGGGCATGGCGGCGAAGGATTCGCGGCTTCAGAACGTTTTCACGCAGTTTCGCATCAACTCACCGCAGGTTCAGATCGACATCGACCGCGACAAGGCCAAGGCAATCGGCATTTCGCTCAACGACATCTTCGACACGCTCGAAGTCGACCTCGCGTCTCTCTACGTTAACAACTTTACATATCTCAACCGTTCCTGGCAGGTCGACGTGCAGGCCGACGAGCCTTTCCGTAACCGCGTCTCGTCACTGCAAGGCCTTTACGTAAGCTCCGGTTCCGCCGCCAATTCCGCGATTCCCACGGGCACGAACCCGTTCCCGACCTCGCCGCCCGGCGCTGCAACCACCGCGACGAACGCGAATGGTACCGTCATGACGCCGCTCAGCGCGTTGGTGGCGACCCATCAGGTTTTGGCAGCGCCGGTTATCACGCACTACAACCTTTATCGCAACATCGAGCTCAACGGGCAGAACGCGCCGGGACACGGATCGGGGGAAGCGATTGGCGCTATGGATCAAATTGCTCAGCGCGCGATGCCGGCCGGCATGAGTTACGAATGGTCCGGTCTACAACTGGAAGAGATCGCAGCGGGCAGCTTGAGCACGATTATCTTTGCGCTTGGCCTCGTCTTCGTTTTCCTCGTTTTGTCGGCGCAGTACGAGAGCTTTATCGATCCGCTCATCGTGCTGCTCGCGGTGCCTGCCGCACTCTTCGGAGCGCTCGGGTTCATGAACTTCCGTCACCTTCCGATACCGGGTCTCTCCGATCCAAACCTAGCGCAAGATGCCTACGCTCAGGTAGGCTACGTTATGCTCATCGGACTCGCCAGCAAAAGCGCGATTCTGATCGTAGAATTTGCCAATCAGCAGTTGCGCGAGGGAGCGAGCGTCGTACAAGCGGCGATGCGCGCCGCACAGACGCGACTACGGCCGATTTTGATGACCTCCATCGCTTTCGTCATCGCGGTCATACCGCTCGTCTTCGCGACGGGCGCCGGCAGCTCGGCGCGGCATTCGCTGGGAACCGTCGTCTTCGGCGGCATGCTCGTCTCGACGTTTTTGAATCTCGCAATCACGCCGGTGCTTTACGTCATCATTAAATCACTCGAGTTGCGCGGCGACCGCGCGCGTCACGACGGAAAATCGCGCGGCGAAATCACCGCAGAGGAGCCGGCTGCACCGCTCGGCGTTTAA
- the lipA gene encoding lipoyl synthase, translating to MAIEIDLVGGRARKPDWLRVSLPIGDEYERVKAKVNALSLHTVCKEAACPNVAECWGAGTATIMILGDTCTRGCRFCNVKTGNPRGLVDWLEPLRVADAVRDLGWKYLVVTAVDRDDLPDGGALIFANTVRAIHERAPGARVEILSGDYRGDLRAVDIVLDAKPDVFAHNLETVRRLTPSVRDKRAGYDQSLAVLAHAKRRAPQRYTKTSMMLGLGETDCEVEAAMDDARTAGVDIFTLGQYLQPSKRHLPVAEFITPQQFDRLGALAKQRGFHQVVSSPLSRSSYHAEQAF from the coding sequence GTGGCGATCGAGATCGATCTTGTCGGCGGAAGAGCTCGTAAACCCGATTGGCTGCGCGTTTCACTCCCGATCGGAGACGAGTACGAGCGGGTGAAAGCCAAAGTCAATGCGCTTTCGCTGCATACGGTGTGCAAAGAAGCGGCGTGCCCGAACGTCGCCGAATGTTGGGGCGCGGGTACCGCAACGATCATGATTCTCGGCGACACCTGCACGCGCGGATGCCGCTTCTGCAACGTGAAGACGGGGAATCCGCGCGGACTCGTCGATTGGCTCGAGCCGCTGCGCGTGGCCGACGCCGTTCGGGACCTTGGCTGGAAGTATTTGGTCGTCACCGCGGTCGATCGCGACGATCTTCCCGACGGGGGCGCGCTGATTTTCGCGAACACCGTTCGCGCCATTCACGAACGTGCTCCGGGGGCGCGAGTCGAGATTCTCAGCGGCGACTATCGTGGCGATTTGCGCGCGGTAGATATCGTCTTGGATGCCAAACCCGACGTTTTCGCGCATAATTTGGAGACGGTGCGTCGGTTGACACCCTCGGTTCGCGACAAGCGCGCCGGTTACGATCAGTCGCTGGCCGTCCTCGCTCACGCCAAGCGGCGCGCGCCGCAGCGCTACACCAAGACCTCGATGATGCTTGGGCTGGGCGAGACCGACTGCGAAGTCGAAGCGGCCATGGACGACGCGCGCACGGCCGGCGTCGATATTTTCACCCTCGGCCAGTACTTGCAGCCCAGCAAAAGGCATTTGCCGGTGGCCGAGTTTATTACGCCCCAGCAATTCGATCGCCTCGGCGCGCTGGCGAAGCAGCGTGGCTTCCATCAAGTCGTTTCCAGCCCGCTCTCGCGCAGCTCGTACCACGCGGAGCAGGCCTTTTAG
- the lipB gene encoding lipoyl(octanoyl) transferase LipB, whose amino-acid sequence MKARLLELGLKPYREVWELQHELHERVREGREPDTWIVVEHPPVVTLGRQAKHEHVFLSAEELSRRGVDLVEIERGGDVTYHGPGQLVVYPIRKLERFREVVPLVRSLEASVINACARFGVRGERWSEHAGVWVGRNQICAIGLAIQRMVSLHGIALNVCTELDYDRLILPCGLNDRGITSLAKESGRRLSVAEAKRVLLEELARTFEVDFTPAELIEA is encoded by the coding sequence TTGAAAGCACGATTGCTGGAGCTCGGCCTCAAGCCGTACCGCGAAGTATGGGAGCTACAGCACGAGTTGCACGAGCGCGTGCGCGAAGGGCGCGAGCCCGATACTTGGATCGTGGTCGAGCATCCGCCGGTCGTGACGCTCGGGCGCCAGGCAAAGCACGAGCACGTTTTCCTTTCGGCCGAGGAGCTTTCACGTCGCGGCGTGGATCTCGTCGAGATCGAGCGGGGCGGCGACGTCACCTATCACGGTCCGGGGCAGCTCGTCGTCTATCCGATTCGAAAGCTCGAGCGATTTCGAGAGGTGGTACCCTTGGTGCGCTCGCTCGAAGCCTCGGTGATCAATGCCTGCGCGCGCTTTGGCGTTCGCGGCGAACGCTGGAGCGAGCACGCGGGGGTCTGGGTCGGGCGCAACCAAATTTGTGCGATCGGCCTTGCGATACAGCGGATGGTCTCACTTCACGGGATTGCGCTCAACGTCTGCACGGAGCTCGACTACGATCGCTTGATCCTGCCGTGCGGTTTGAACGACCGGGGCATCACATCGCTCGCGAAAGAGAGCGGACGGAGGCTCTCCGTCGCCGAGGCAAAGCGCGTTCTCCTCGAGGAACTGGCGCGAACGTTCGAGGTCGATTTTACGCCCGCGGAGTTGATCGAGGCATAA
- the lpdA gene encoding dihydrolipoyl dehydrogenase codes for MNNSAERQVDAAVIGAGPGGYHVAIRLGQLGKKVVCIDRDEVGGVCLNWGCIPTKALLHVGEVIRHIERAGTLGLTVPKAQVEREAVAKFKNDVVNANVGGVKTLFKANNVEFLRGEASFVSPTQIEVKGDGETVRVTAHDIVIATGSAPVDVGAWPRDGETIVNSDDAVQLGRIPKRLLVIGGGVIGLEFATVYRRLGADVLVVEMMPQIITGTDLEIGKTLGRILKKQGIEIMLSTKVGKLEKQGSGVRATFNGEGTGGKDESREFDMVLVAVGRRPVTDRLELKAAGIDVDERGFIAVDRQQRTKVPNIFAIGDVTGMPLLAHRAMKQGVIAAEVINGDRSAAFDPVAVPNCIYTDPEVATVGLSEEEAKAAGFEVRIGKFPLTASGRARTMNETEGLIKLVADAKTDALLGMHVVAPQAESLIGEGVIALEMGATLEDIGLSVHPHPTFTEGIMDAAEAAHGKAIHVLNPKPKTPVAAGN; via the coding sequence ATGAACAATTCGGCAGAACGTCAGGTCGATGCCGCGGTCATCGGCGCCGGCCCGGGCGGCTATCACGTCGCCATTCGCCTCGGGCAGCTTGGAAAGAAGGTCGTCTGCATCGATCGCGACGAGGTCGGCGGCGTCTGTCTGAACTGGGGCTGCATACCGACCAAGGCATTGCTGCACGTGGGCGAAGTCATTCGGCACATCGAACGCGCCGGAACGCTCGGGCTCACCGTGCCAAAGGCGCAAGTCGAACGCGAAGCCGTTGCGAAGTTCAAAAATGATGTCGTCAATGCCAACGTCGGCGGAGTGAAGACGCTCTTCAAAGCAAACAACGTGGAGTTTCTTCGCGGCGAAGCATCGTTCGTATCGCCGACGCAGATCGAGGTGAAGGGCGACGGCGAAACCGTGCGAGTTACCGCGCATGATATCGTCATCGCCACCGGTTCGGCGCCGGTCGACGTGGGAGCGTGGCCGCGCGATGGGGAGACCATCGTGAACTCCGACGACGCGGTACAACTGGGCCGCATTCCCAAACGTTTGCTCGTCATCGGCGGTGGAGTCATCGGGCTAGAGTTCGCGACGGTCTATCGCCGTCTCGGCGCCGACGTGCTCGTAGTTGAGATGATGCCGCAAATTATCACCGGCACCGATCTCGAAATCGGAAAAACGCTCGGCCGGATTTTGAAAAAACAAGGCATTGAGATCATGCTGAGCACGAAAGTCGGCAAGCTGGAGAAACAGGGCTCGGGTGTGCGGGCGACCTTCAACGGCGAAGGTACCGGCGGAAAAGACGAGAGTCGTGAGTTCGACATGGTGCTCGTCGCGGTTGGACGCCGGCCGGTGACCGATCGTCTCGAGCTCAAGGCGGCCGGGATCGACGTTGACGAGCGCGGCTTCATTGCCGTCGATCGCCAGCAGCGCACCAAGGTGCCTAATATTTTTGCGATCGGTGACGTGACGGGCATGCCGTTACTCGCCCATCGCGCGATGAAACAAGGCGTCATTGCCGCCGAAGTCATCAACGGCGATCGTTCGGCGGCGTTCGATCCGGTTGCCGTTCCGAACTGCATCTACACCGACCCGGAAGTCGCTACTGTCGGTCTCTCCGAAGAAGAGGCCAAAGCGGCCGGATTCGAGGTGCGTATCGGCAAGTTTCCGCTGACGGCGAGCGGCCGCGCACGCACGATGAACGAGACAGAGGGTCTGATCAAGCTCGTTGCCGATGCAAAGACTGACGCGCTGCTCGGCATGCACGTCGTGGCGCCGCAAGCCGAATCGCTCATCGGCGAAGGCGTTATCGCTCTCGAGATGGGCGCGACGCTCGAAGACATCGGACTCTCCGTGCATCCACATCCCACTTTTACCGAAGGCATCATGGACGCCGCCGAAGCCGCGCATGGCAAAGCGATTCATGTTTTGAATCCGAAGCCAAAGACGCCGGTGGCCGCGGGAAACTAA
- a CDS encoding PLP-dependent aminotransferase family protein: MARIGWAGLLPELDRDSIVPLYRQIYELLREAILAGTLPESTRLPPERTMAHRLAVNRSTIVHAYRELVNDGLIEQRVGSGSRVVPRLRGGQPERGAGVPWWVTLPPWRVGEFPNILGELAAKHEPGRISFVQGVAPDEPSPLAELAKSFARVARDPRFVLSYGDSEGYEPLRDNIAARMNARGATTVTPGSIIVLTGSTQGIAIVAQSLAEPGDEIIVESPSYPGALQVFQINGLRAISVPVDDDGMRVDHVEAVLRTRRPRFIYTMPSLHNPTNATMNADRRERLATIARRAGVPIVEDDPYGPLASGGVPLVALAPDHVVYISTFSKTVAPSLRVGWLAAPRTILERLLLRKQAYDMATSLYVQAAIADYLVRGYDAHLDQLRGELLERRAIADRAIAQHWPAGLKVSRPSGGFYLWASTPRELRARPLLDAAERLGASFLFGEAFFANSGGDHYFRLALTAVTREEISEGIRRIGQAIATLRS; encoded by the coding sequence GTGGCCAGAATTGGATGGGCCGGCCTGCTGCCGGAACTCGATCGCGATTCGATCGTTCCGCTTTATCGGCAAATCTACGAACTTCTTCGCGAGGCGATTCTTGCCGGAACGCTTCCCGAATCGACGCGGCTGCCTCCAGAGCGGACGATGGCTCACCGCCTTGCGGTGAATCGCAGCACGATCGTGCATGCCTACCGTGAGCTGGTCAACGACGGCCTTATCGAGCAGCGCGTCGGCTCGGGCTCGAGGGTGGTGCCTCGGCTTCGCGGAGGACAGCCCGAGCGTGGCGCCGGCGTACCATGGTGGGTGACCTTGCCGCCGTGGCGCGTCGGCGAGTTTCCCAACATCTTGGGCGAGCTCGCGGCCAAACATGAGCCCGGTAGAATATCCTTCGTGCAGGGAGTCGCGCCCGACGAGCCTTCGCCCTTGGCCGAGCTCGCCAAGTCCTTCGCACGCGTCGCGCGCGATCCGCGCTTCGTGCTCTCCTACGGCGATTCGGAAGGCTACGAGCCGTTACGCGATAACATCGCCGCGCGCATGAACGCGCGCGGCGCGACAACCGTTACTCCGGGGAGCATCATCGTGCTAACCGGCTCGACGCAAGGCATCGCGATCGTCGCGCAGAGTTTAGCCGAGCCGGGCGACGAGATCATCGTCGAGTCGCCGTCGTATCCCGGGGCGCTTCAGGTCTTCCAAATCAACGGTCTGCGTGCGATCTCGGTGCCGGTTGACGATGACGGCATGCGCGTGGATCACGTCGAGGCGGTATTGCGTACGCGCCGCCCGCGCTTCATTTACACGATGCCATCGTTGCACAACCCGACGAACGCGACGATGAACGCCGATCGGCGGGAGCGCCTCGCGACGATCGCTCGGCGCGCGGGCGTTCCGATCGTCGAAGACGACCCATACGGTCCGCTTGCGTCGGGCGGCGTGCCGCTCGTCGCCCTCGCGCCCGATCACGTCGTCTACATTTCGACCTTCTCCAAGACTGTCGCGCCGAGTCTGCGCGTTGGTTGGCTGGCGGCGCCGCGAACGATTCTCGAGCGTCTGTTGCTGCGAAAGCAAGCCTATGACATGGCGACGAGTCTTTACGTGCAAGCGGCGATCGCCGATTATCTCGTGCGTGGTTACGACGCGCACCTGGATCAGTTACGCGGCGAACTCCTCGAACGGCGTGCGATTGCCGACCGAGCAATTGCGCAGCATTGGCCCGCCGGATTGAAGGTCAGCCGTCCGTCGGGCGGCTTCTATCTCTGGGCTTCAACACCGCGCGAATTGCGGGCCCGTCCGCTGCTCGACGCCGCCGAGCGGCTCGGTGCCTCGTTCCTCTTCGGCGAAGCTTTTTTTGCGAACTCCGGCGGCGACCATTACTTCCGGCTCGCGCTCACCGCCGTGACCCGCGAAGAGATCTCCGAAGGGATCCGCCGCATCGGGCAGGCGATCGCGACGCTTCGCTCGTGA
- a CDS encoding A/G-specific adenine glycosylase, with protein sequence MSPIQRRLLRWYRVHGRSALPWRTLRDPYRTVISEFMLAQTQVERVVPKFEAFVKRFSGFAALGRASRADVLRQWRGLGYNSRAVRLHALAGIVVDRFGGALPTERGELQSLPGIGEYTAAAIRAFGFNLDDAPLDTNVRRVVQRLFFGLEYPRGAPPADVASRARELVPRGRGHDWSSAVMDLGAMICTARAPKCMLCPLRVDCAAAPVDAARLEALRAAARRASPQPSLPFERTTRYARGRIVDRLRELPPGARISLLDLHRSIDVAPGRSIEEVREFVAALERDGLVTHDGSNVGLRE encoded by the coding sequence GTGAGCCCGATTCAACGCCGTCTGCTGCGATGGTACCGCGTTCACGGGCGTTCCGCGCTGCCGTGGCGAACGCTGCGCGATCCCTATCGCACGGTGATCAGCGAGTTCATGCTCGCGCAAACGCAAGTCGAACGAGTCGTGCCGAAGTTCGAAGCCTTCGTCAAGCGCTTTTCCGGCTTTGCTGCACTTGGGCGAGCTTCGCGCGCCGACGTGTTGCGGCAATGGCGCGGCCTGGGCTACAATTCGCGGGCGGTGCGGTTGCACGCGCTGGCTGGTATCGTTGTCGACCGTTTCGGCGGCGCGCTGCCCACCGAGCGTGGCGAACTGCAATCGCTTCCCGGCATCGGTGAGTATACCGCTGCCGCGATTCGAGCTTTTGGCTTCAATCTTGACGACGCACCACTCGACACGAACGTGCGACGCGTGGTTCAGCGGCTCTTCTTCGGGCTGGAGTATCCGCGCGGTGCGCCGCCGGCGGACGTTGCTTCGCGCGCCCGCGAGCTCGTTCCACGCGGGCGAGGACACGATTGGAGCTCGGCCGTGATGGACCTCGGCGCGATGATTTGCACGGCGCGTGCGCCCAAGTGCATGCTCTGTCCGCTGCGCGTCGATTGTGCGGCGGCGCCGGTCGACGCCGCGCGTCTCGAGGCTCTACGTGCCGCCGCTCGGCGCGCGAGCCCGCAGCCGAGCCTTCCGTTTGAACGAACGACGCGCTACGCGCGCGGCCGCATCGTCGATCGCCTGCGCGAACTTCCGCCGGGCGCGCGCATTTCGCTGCTCGATCTGCACCGCTCGATCGATGTCGCACCGGGGCGAAGTATTGAGGAAGTTCGCGAGTTCGTCGCGGCCTTGGAACGCGACGGCTTGGTGACGCACGACGGAAGCAACGTCGGGCTGCGCGAATAG
- the nth gene encoding endonuclease III, with protein sequence MPFPRKKVSRRVAVEALAILEKTYPHAVTALEYASEFQLLIAVILSAQCTDARVNAVTPALFAKYPTPEKLARARQADVETIVKSCGFFRMKAKNIIACAADVAERFGGNVPHEREDLESLAGVGRKTASVVMAVAFKAEALAVDTHVFRVSHRLGLTLGTTPRQVEDDLTRLVPAPKWGDTTHWLIMHGRQVCKAPTPLCDRCPVNTLCPTPRIIKRMRAR encoded by the coding sequence ATTCCGTTTCCGCGCAAGAAAGTATCGCGCCGAGTCGCGGTCGAGGCCCTAGCAATTCTCGAAAAGACCTATCCGCATGCCGTCACGGCACTCGAATATGCCAGTGAATTCCAACTGCTCATCGCGGTGATTCTCTCAGCGCAGTGCACCGATGCCCGAGTCAACGCCGTAACGCCGGCGCTCTTTGCAAAGTATCCGACGCCCGAGAAGCTCGCTCGCGCGCGCCAAGCCGACGTCGAAACGATCGTCAAATCGTGCGGCTTTTTCCGAATGAAAGCAAAGAACATCATTGCGTGCGCCGCCGACGTCGCCGAGCGCTTCGGTGGCAACGTACCGCACGAGCGCGAGGATCTCGAATCGCTTGCGGGAGTCGGGCGTAAAACGGCAAGCGTCGTTATGGCCGTCGCTTTCAAAGCCGAGGCGCTCGCGGTCGACACGCACGTCTTTCGCGTTTCGCACCGTCTCGGACTGACGCTTGGGACGACGCCGCGTCAGGTTGAGGACGATTTGACCCGGCTGGTGCCGGCGCCGAAATGGGGAGACACGACGCACTGGCTGATCATGCATGGGCGACAGGTCTGCAAGGCCCCGACGCCGCTCTGCGATCGCTGCCCCGTTAACACGCTCTGTCCGACCCCGCGCATCATCAAGAGAATGCGTGCGCGCTAA